AGAGTCCTGCGCTGAGCTTTGCGCTGCCCGCTGGATTCTTTGACTCACTGGGTTTACCTCGGCTGTACACAAAATGTTGATGTAATCGTTCGAACCGCCGTATACGTGATCCGTATGCCAGGTGGTGTGGGAGGAGGGAAGCCGTGAGGCTCCCCCTATCCCGATTGGGCGGATATGCGTATGGCAGGCAAACAATGAGGCCATCAGCCGACTTGAGCGAGGTGAGGAAAGTAGCGTCGACAATTGACGCGGATATCCAAGCCTTAGCTGTTCGTAACACACAAACTATGCGGGCTGTTCGTCGCAAGTACTCTCGGATGCTGAGGCTCGCCAGCCCAGAGTTTGTTCTCCAACTGGCAAGAAAACTCCTTAAGATTGATGCCTACCGATGGATCGCCTACGAGTTGATACAGAGCCATAAACCGACGTTTGAGCGCCTTGGCGAAGCAGAAGTGGAAGACTTGGGTCAAGGCATCAACAGTTGGTCGACGGTCGACGATTTTGCGCGGAACTTGGCTGGGCCAGCTTGGCTCAAAGGGCAGGTATCCGACAAGTTAATTCTTAAGTGGGCTTGTTCAAAAGACCGCTGGTGGCGCCGAGCAGCGTTAGTCAGCACGGTGGCCTTGAACGTGCAATCACATGGAGGAAAAGGAGATACGTCACGGACTCTTCGGGTCTGCCACGTGTTGGTGAATGATCATAATGATATGGTAGCCAAAGCCATGTCGTGGGCATTACGTGAGCTTGTAGCGCATGACGCGAGGGCGGTGCAAGAGTTTCTGAGTGAGCATGATCAAGTTCTCGCGGCGCGAGTCAAGCGCGAGGTAAAAAACAAACTGAGCACAGGATTGAAGAATCCGAGACGTAAAGGCCATTGAAGCCGGGTAATTGGCATCCGCCCAAGCGCTCGACCCGCCCGGCTGCTCCGCATTGAGAGATGGGATTATAATTATAGGTACTTCACGCAGCCTGCAGGTCAGCGCTGTGTTAAGCAGCATCATTTGTATTCTAAGCATGGTCGTTATTCCATTTCTTATGTTATTTTTTTTGCGTCGCTTTTCGTCATCCGGGGGTATATTCTGACACCAGATGCCTTGCTCATTCAGCGTCTTATTTGGCAAACAAGATTGGATCTTTTCGATCTTCAAGCTGCTGAATTTGATTCAGAAGCTATGGCCAAGTCCATCAGGACATTCAGGAATGGGGGGTTGTTCTGTTTCGCAGGTTTACCTCTCTAAATATTCTCTCATGGCATTTCGACATTTCCCTCCTCCTGCTCCTCTTGCTCCATCTGCTCTATCAGGATTTTCTGTTCTTCAAGCTCCACGATCTTCTTTTCGAGCTGTTCGAGGAGCTCGGGATCAAACCTCTCTTTTTTCATTTTCACATGGTGGAGGAGGGGAATGTCGTCTACAGTGGAGATGGGGAGAAATATCCGCAGGCAACGTTCCCTGACTATCCTGCTGTCATTGCTCAGGCCTTTCTTGAGTTCGAGAGAGGCAACAGCAGCCATCCTGGAAAGAGAGGTCTCAGTGGCATCGGCAATGTTTCTATCATTGGAGGAAAGTTGTTCGACCAGAAACCTGGCTGACACTGGACTGGCGATAGAGCCGAGCGTCTTGATGGCATGAAGCAGAAGGGAAGGATCAGCAGTAACGGCGTCGATGATGGGAAGGACGCCTTGCTGAATGGAATATTTGGCAAAGGCATCCATTGCCATTATCTTGATATCTCTATCCCCCGTTTTGAGGAGGGAGTGGAACGTTGATATGTAATCAAGGTCATGCGACGTTCCACCTTCATCGTAGGCGAGGTGAAGAATGGGAATCATCTCTTTCTGAATGGATGCGGGTGCCGAGACTATAGCTTTATTAAGCATGTACTTGGCCCATCTCCCATTCCCTTTGATTTCTTCTATTGCAAAGCTGGAGACTTCAGGGGGTACTGATTTGTCAAACCATGCCAGCCCGATGAGAACCTTGATCTGGCCATCAAACGTCTCTTCCTTGGCCACAGCCTCCTTGACGAACCTCTCCGCTTCCCCCTTATCCATGCAGAACATGAAGGTCCAGCCCAGAAGAATTGAAACAAGAAAAAGCATCCATTTTCTACTCATCTTCTACCTCAATTACTATTCTTATCATTCCATCGTTGATGTGCATTTTTAATTTATTAATATTATATCTATACATT
This region of Acidobacteriota bacterium genomic DNA includes:
- a CDS encoding DNA alkylation repair protein — translated: MRKVASTIDADIQALAVRNTQTMRAVRRKYSRMLRLASPEFVLQLARKLLKIDAYRWIAYELIQSHKPTFERLGEAEVEDLGQGINSWSTVDDFARNLAGPAWLKGQVSDKLILKWACSKDRWWRRAALVSTVALNVQSHGGKGDTSRTLRVCHVLVNDHNDMVAKAMSWALRELVAHDARAVQEFLSEHDQVLAARVKREVKNKLSTGLKNPRRKGH